The following proteins come from a genomic window of Paenibacillus spongiae:
- the thyX gene encoding FAD-dependent thymidylate synthase gives MSMINVHEKGYVRLVDHMGSDLTVVNAARVSYSKESLELNERDVRLIKFLAQEGHTSPFRHAIAQFEVYAPLMVARQWWKYVVGSAHYEGTGDSLDAWNESSRRYITEEPAFYIPQAGEWRSKPANSKQGSGEPITWELGEKHTRELMAYVELGISKYEAALADGVCAEQARLFLPAYGLYIRWYWTASVQSVAHFLAQRLEDDAQQEIQQYAKAILELIKPIYPVSLEQLI, from the coding sequence ATGTCGATGATAAACGTTCACGAAAAAGGGTATGTCCGGCTGGTCGATCACATGGGATCGGACTTGACCGTCGTTAATGCAGCGCGGGTTTCTTATTCCAAAGAGTCGCTTGAACTCAATGAGCGGGACGTCCGGCTCATTAAGTTTCTTGCCCAAGAAGGGCATACCTCGCCGTTTCGTCATGCGATTGCTCAATTTGAAGTGTATGCGCCGTTAATGGTTGCCAGACAATGGTGGAAGTATGTGGTGGGATCGGCGCATTATGAAGGAACAGGCGACAGTCTGGACGCGTGGAATGAGTCAAGCCGCCGTTATATTACGGAGGAGCCGGCATTCTATATCCCTCAGGCAGGAGAATGGAGATCCAAGCCGGCCAATTCCAAGCAGGGAAGCGGCGAACCGATCACCTGGGAGCTAGGCGAGAAACATACGCGGGAGTTAATGGCCTATGTGGAGCTGGGGATCTCCAAGTACGAGGCGGCCTTAGCGGATGGGGTCTGTGCGGAGCAAGCTCGCTTGTTCCTGCCCGCCTACGGATTGTACATCCGCTGGTATTGGACGGCTTCCGTTCAATCCGTCGCCCATTTCTTGGCACAGCGGCTGGAGGATGATGCACAGCAAGAAATTCAGCAATATGCCAAGGCCATTCTTGAACTGATCAAGCCGATCTACCCGGTATCGCTTGAACAGCTGATATGA
- the xylB gene encoding xylulokinase, with product MSLLMGIDIGTSSVKSMVIDSSGHVSGFSQMDYDIDMPVSGYAQQNPDVWWKLVCETSELAMKKAGASGSSIAGIGFSGQMHGLVALDKEGQVLRPAIIWCDQRSIPQKKLLETMFSQEQLGELIQNSVATGFLLLSLMWIKENEPHIYDKIDRVMLPKDYVRYRLTGEAGTDTTDASSTSAYDTASMQWSEPLLAAVGIDRRLFPEAGQPWEIAGHVTPQAAHETKFHAGTPVAFGGADQAMQAVGSGIIQLGDVSCTIGTGGQLFTPIDQPIYDKRLRTHTYVHAVPDRWYLMAATMSAGLSLRWLASQVLRNQDYKALDRMAGKVPAGSEGLLFLPYLTGDRTPHMDPQSRGMFFGLHLRHQDAHMVRAVLEGVCYSLRDGMEIFQSLGVEIRRIILAGGGAKSRLWSQIAADILNRDVYTSTIEEQACVGAALMAGVGVKLYDSVEQACSAVAKLQADPVVPNPGNRGIYDHHYSIYTKLYENNRALFSMFAS from the coding sequence ATGTCGCTTTTGATGGGGATCGATATCGGAACTTCTAGCGTGAAATCGATGGTTATCGATTCATCGGGCCATGTGTCTGGATTTTCGCAAATGGATTATGACATCGATATGCCTGTCTCCGGGTATGCCCAGCAGAATCCGGACGTCTGGTGGAAGCTCGTCTGCGAGACAAGCGAATTGGCGATGAAGAAAGCCGGCGCGAGCGGCAGCTCGATCGCAGGAATCGGCTTCTCGGGTCAGATGCATGGGCTGGTAGCGTTGGATAAGGAAGGCCAAGTGCTGCGTCCGGCAATCATATGGTGCGATCAACGTTCGATTCCGCAGAAGAAGCTTCTGGAAACCATGTTCAGTCAGGAGCAGTTGGGAGAATTGATCCAGAATTCGGTCGCGACGGGCTTCTTGCTCCTATCGTTAATGTGGATCAAAGAGAACGAGCCTCATATTTATGACAAGATCGACCGCGTCATGCTGCCGAAGGATTACGTGCGGTACCGGTTGACGGGCGAGGCCGGGACGGATACGACGGATGCCTCCAGCACATCGGCCTACGATACGGCATCCATGCAATGGTCGGAGCCGCTGCTCGCTGCGGTTGGAATTGATAGGAGGCTGTTTCCTGAAGCAGGCCAGCCCTGGGAGATCGCCGGGCACGTTACGCCGCAAGCCGCCCACGAAACAAAATTCCATGCGGGAACCCCCGTCGCGTTCGGCGGAGCGGATCAGGCGATGCAGGCGGTTGGCAGCGGTATCATTCAGCTGGGCGATGTTTCCTGCACGATTGGAACCGGGGGCCAGCTGTTTACCCCGATTGACCAGCCTATTTACGATAAGCGCTTAAGAACGCACACTTACGTACATGCCGTGCCTGACCGCTGGTACCTCATGGCCGCCACGATGAGTGCAGGGCTGTCCTTGCGCTGGCTGGCTTCGCAAGTGCTGCGCAATCAGGATTACAAGGCGCTCGACCGGATGGCCGGGAAGGTCCCCGCCGGAAGTGAAGGCCTGCTGTTCCTGCCTTACTTGACCGGGGATCGGACGCCGCACATGGACCCGCAATCACGGGGGATGTTCTTCGGACTTCACTTAAGGCATCAAGATGCCCATATGGTAAGGGCGGTGCTTGAAGGCGTTTGTTATTCCTTGCGCGATGGCATGGAAATCTTCCAATCGCTCGGCGTCGAGATACGGCGGATCATTCTAGCCGGAGGCGGAGCGAAAAGCAGGCTGTGGAGCCAAATTGCCGCCGATATCCTGAACCGGGACGTGTATACGAGTACCATTGAGGAACAAGCTTGTGTAGGGGCCGCGCTGATGGCAGGGGTAGGCGTGAAGCTCTATGACAGCGTCGAGCAAGCCTGCTCGGCTGTCGCCAAGCTGCAGGCTGACCCCGTAGTGCCTAATCCCGGTAACCGCGGCATCTATGACCATCACTATTCCATCTATACCAAGCTGTACGAGAACAATCGGGCGTTATTTTCCATGTTTGCGAGTTGA
- a CDS encoding GNAT family N-acetyltransferase, with protein MEIIDDRLILRDYTESDFPAYEELERNDHTYKYENTAPNAKQIRDRFLTVLPDAQSNPRQRYELAVCLKTDVKLMGRVSIKLNWAEIREWEIGWAFHSDYWGNGYATEAVKILIGYAFTHLNAHRVVAYANAENHPSEKLMIRVGMIKDGVLRETRFCNQRWCNELIYSVLESEWGENFRDVLR; from the coding sequence ATGGAAATCATAGACGATAGGCTTATATTAAGGGATTATACGGAAAGCGATTTTCCCGCCTATGAAGAGCTGGAACGCAATGATCATACCTACAAATACGAGAACACTGCACCGAATGCTAAGCAAATCAGAGATCGCTTTCTTACGGTATTGCCGGATGCGCAAAGCAATCCGCGTCAACGTTATGAACTTGCCGTATGTTTGAAGACCGATGTAAAGCTGATGGGTCGTGTGAGCATAAAGTTAAACTGGGCGGAAATTAGAGAGTGGGAGATCGGATGGGCGTTTCATTCCGACTATTGGGGGAACGGTTACGCAACGGAAGCCGTCAAGATATTAATCGGTTATGCTTTTACCCATCTTAACGCCCATCGGGTAGTTGCATATGCCAATGCGGAGAATCATCCGTCAGAGAAGCTGATGATTCGAGTCGGGATGATCAAGGACGGCGTACTCAGAGAGACAAGATTCTGTAACCAAAGATGGTGTAATGAGCTGATTTATTCCGTGCTGGAATCGGAATGGGGAGAGAATTTCCGCGATGTGCTTAGGTGA
- a CDS encoding ROK family protein yields MIVSRTKRGTNLEDVQEMNRSLVIQLMRRRVVCSRAELTQASGLNQSTITHIINELISWGLVVETGIIDGKKGRRSIGIKLHCEPYKIVGVRLARKSITVALYDLAGVEYDKRQISIHTMDGSMKALKRMKELIAEMIESNQAGKVIAIGVVTPGPLFRNEGRIALMTDFPGWETINIQADLMNDFGIPTYIEHDAKAGALAHWWLGEPHQERGVMIYVAAGQGVGAGIVVDGKVYRGALGMAGEIGHMSIDYKGPQCECGSKGCLELYCSTSALLKTLNKEHASLASVWQEVQEGRGGKAEEAVRQASWFLGFGLVNIVNTFNPDRIILGDELSAAGSLLLETVQSVLDQHVLPDVSGKLAVELAADDSDPMLAGAAIVAIDSIVAQPSSFLQQHRS; encoded by the coding sequence GTGATCGTATCCAGAACGAAACGGGGAACCAATCTTGAAGATGTGCAGGAAATGAATCGTTCGCTGGTCATTCAGCTTATGCGGAGGAGGGTGGTCTGCTCAAGGGCGGAGCTGACCCAAGCATCGGGACTCAATCAATCGACGATTACCCATATCATCAACGAGCTTATCAGCTGGGGGCTCGTCGTGGAGACCGGGATCATCGACGGCAAGAAGGGCCGCCGTTCGATTGGAATCAAGCTTCATTGCGAGCCGTATAAGATCGTCGGTGTCCGGCTGGCGCGCAAATCGATAACGGTCGCGCTCTACGATCTGGCGGGAGTCGAATATGACAAACGGCAAATATCGATCCATACGATGGACGGCTCTATGAAAGCGTTGAAACGTATGAAGGAGCTTATTGCAGAGATGATCGAATCCAATCAAGCGGGCAAAGTCATCGCGATAGGGGTCGTTACGCCAGGGCCATTATTCCGCAATGAGGGCCGCATTGCACTCATGACCGATTTCCCGGGCTGGGAGACGATTAACATTCAGGCAGATCTCATGAATGATTTCGGCATTCCGACCTATATCGAGCATGACGCGAAGGCGGGGGCGCTTGCCCATTGGTGGCTCGGGGAGCCGCATCAGGAACGCGGCGTCATGATCTATGTCGCAGCTGGCCAAGGCGTCGGTGCGGGGATCGTCGTGGATGGTAAAGTGTACCGGGGCGCTCTCGGCATGGCCGGAGAGATCGGACATATGAGCATTGATTATAAGGGTCCGCAGTGCGAGTGCGGCAGCAAAGGCTGTCTCGAGCTGTACTGTTCGACCTCGGCCTTGCTCAAGACGCTTAACAAGGAGCATGCCTCTCTGGCATCTGTATGGCAGGAAGTCCAGGAGGGCAGGGGAGGGAAGGCAGAGGAAGCCGTGCGGCAGGCGTCCTGGTTTCTTGGGTTCGGTCTCGTCAATATCGTCAATACGTTCAATCCCGACCGGATCATCCTCGGAGACGAGCTCTCTGCGGCCGGCTCGCTGCTGCTTGAGACGGTGCAATCGGTCCTCGACCAACATGTGTTGCCCGATGTTTCGGGGAAATTAGCCGTCGAGCTGGCTGCAGACGACTCCGATCCGATGCTCGCCGGTGCGGCCATCGTCGCGATCGACAGCATCGTGGCCCAGCCGTCCAGCTTTCTGCAGCAGCATCGGTCATGA
- a CDS encoding carbohydrate ABC transporter permease: protein MRASLWLSKLSGRVFTYGVMIFTVVVSTFPILWIIMSSFKTNKAILGDPFSLPKGFDFAPYIDVYTNYNFLNFFKNSLMIAGIATLIALFIYSCAGYIFAKFEFKGKTLLYVLCTVTLLVPGHAKAQPIFSLIMKLNLYDTKTGLILVYTSFGLALALFVLKATFMTIPKDLDEAALIDGASFWRIFWNVNLPLARSGIATAGILMFLGNWNEYFYALILTTSETNRTLPVALQFFDEAFSYNYTRMFAALTLVITPGILVYLLVQEQVQASVASTGLKG from the coding sequence ATGAGAGCATCGCTTTGGTTATCCAAGCTGTCCGGCCGCGTATTCACTTACGGCGTAATGATCTTCACGGTCGTCGTGTCTACGTTTCCGATTCTCTGGATTATTATGTCTTCCTTCAAGACGAACAAGGCTATATTGGGAGACCCGTTTTCCCTTCCGAAAGGGTTCGATTTCGCGCCCTATATCGATGTTTATACGAACTATAACTTCCTGAATTTCTTCAAAAACTCGTTAATGATCGCCGGTATTGCCACCTTGATCGCGCTGTTTATCTACTCGTGCGCCGGTTATATTTTTGCGAAGTTTGAATTTAAGGGCAAGACGCTCCTCTATGTGCTGTGTACGGTAACGCTGCTTGTACCCGGTCACGCCAAGGCGCAGCCGATTTTTTCCCTTATTATGAAGCTCAATCTCTATGACACCAAGACGGGTCTAATTCTGGTATACACTTCGTTTGGACTTGCTCTGGCATTATTCGTCTTAAAGGCAACCTTCATGACGATTCCGAAAGATCTGGACGAGGCGGCTTTGATCGACGGTGCGAGCTTTTGGCGCATCTTTTGGAACGTCAACCTGCCACTGGCCCGGTCCGGTATCGCGACGGCCGGCATTCTGATGTTCCTCGGCAATTGGAATGAATATTTTTATGCCTTGATTTTGACGACTAGCGAAACGAATCGTACACTTCCGGTGGCGCTTCAATTTTTCGACGAGGCGTTCTCGTACAATTACACACGGATGTTCGCGGCCCTTACGCTCGTCATCACGCCGGGAATTCTGGTATATCTGCTCGTACAGGAACAGGTGCAGGCAAGTGTAGCTTCGACGGGGTTAAAAGGATAA
- a CDS encoding ABC transporter substrate-binding protein: MKRSFRTLMLLSLALMLVLTACSSGGNGKNEGGNKPDKENTGASDGKGASKDKVTIKIPHYKSGSNVGAKFFLPQVERFNKKYEGQYELIIEEIPQDDYNAKIKLLAQQKKLPALIEGGEKTFLEDVVIKDELFYDLKPWLDSKPEVKKLMIEDNVAYNTKGDKIFSMPLITMRPIGLYYNKEVFEKAGVTKPISQMTFAEFNEALEQIKSSGVAPLTLMTSENAWTSMLLATAFMANEPGGADVLKSTEYTYDYTAPAWINTFTQLQKWFQNYTTDNAIGAAYADAANNFLNERTAIIANGPWMVGDFSDTTKSAEGLEKKIGASIYPGGIAIATLNEYSWWIPKGLSEGETQAALAFLEFMAQPEEQEAYMVAEGGTAPNLQTSAEFESKLNPILAELNSSTKNDLKNTVQAMSSIFPNQIADPEFGKFLPTLINGDMTPEQFAQELTRKAKQFQK, encoded by the coding sequence ATGAAAAGATCGTTTAGAACGCTAATGCTGCTTTCTCTTGCTTTAATGCTCGTCTTGACGGCGTGCAGCAGCGGAGGCAACGGGAAGAACGAGGGCGGAAATAAGCCGGATAAGGAAAACACAGGAGCATCCGATGGAAAGGGCGCATCGAAAGACAAAGTCACGATCAAGATTCCGCACTATAAAAGCGGCAGCAATGTAGGGGCTAAATTTTTCCTGCCGCAGGTTGAACGGTTCAACAAGAAGTATGAAGGCCAATACGAACTGATTATTGAAGAAATTCCGCAAGACGATTACAACGCCAAGATCAAGCTTCTTGCTCAGCAAAAGAAGCTCCCCGCTCTGATAGAGGGCGGCGAGAAGACGTTCCTGGAGGATGTCGTCATCAAAGACGAGTTGTTCTACGATCTCAAGCCTTGGCTGGATTCCAAGCCTGAGGTGAAGAAGCTGATGATCGAAGACAACGTCGCGTACAATACGAAGGGCGACAAGATTTTCTCCATGCCGCTAATCACGATGCGTCCGATCGGCTTGTACTACAACAAAGAGGTGTTCGAGAAGGCCGGCGTGACGAAGCCGATTTCGCAAATGACGTTCGCAGAGTTCAACGAGGCCCTTGAGCAGATCAAAAGCAGCGGCGTTGCCCCATTAACGCTTATGACGAGCGAGAATGCATGGACGTCCATGCTGCTGGCTACCGCATTCATGGCGAATGAGCCGGGGGGCGCGGACGTGCTCAAGAGCACGGAATACACGTACGACTATACCGCTCCAGCGTGGATCAATACCTTTACTCAGCTTCAAAAGTGGTTCCAGAACTATACGACGGACAATGCGATCGGCGCAGCTTATGCCGACGCTGCCAACAACTTCTTGAACGAAAGAACGGCCATCATCGCCAACGGCCCTTGGATGGTCGGGGACTTCTCGGATACGACCAAGTCGGCTGAAGGGCTGGAGAAGAAGATTGGCGCATCCATCTACCCGGGCGGCATCGCAATCGCTACGCTGAACGAGTATTCCTGGTGGATACCGAAAGGACTGAGCGAAGGCGAGACGCAAGCAGCTTTGGCGTTCCTGGAGTTCATGGCTCAGCCGGAAGAACAGGAAGCTTACATGGTTGCGGAGGGAGGCACGGCTCCGAATCTTCAGACTTCCGCCGAATTCGAGTCGAAGCTGAACCCAATTCTGGCCGAGCTCAACAGCTCGACCAAGAATGACTTGAAGAACACCGTGCAAGCGATGTCTTCGATCTTCCCGAACCAAATCGCGGACCCTGAGTTCGGCAAGTTCCTGCCGACATTGATTAACGGCGACATGACGCCTGAACAATTCGCCCAGGAATTGACGCGCAAGGCCAAGCAGTTCCAAAAATAA
- a CDS encoding carbohydrate ABC transporter permease — protein MNKKWTTRAWIFAFLAPTILVFLLFNLVPIITVFVTGFTDWNGFSAPVWAGLDNYINLVSYDDTFLISLRNLGLWSLIAGTVHVGFGVLVAFILYKRPFGWRLVRGVFMIPNVISVAAWAIMYKFIFNDDIGVINNFMRDIGFSNWHVKWFYESPAAFIAVTLTWLFYSVIVTLIVLNELMAIPKEVHEAALLDGANEWQVTRFINLPLVRNAIGTGVILSITARIAMFEEVALTSRGGPGNDTYNIPLMLYNGIVNSEYGYANAAGTVMILLGVIVMLGVNRLFRMNEKIY, from the coding sequence ATGAATAAGAAGTGGACGACTAGAGCTTGGATTTTTGCCTTTCTGGCCCCTACAATCCTTGTCTTTCTGTTGTTCAATCTGGTGCCGATTATTACCGTCTTCGTAACCGGGTTTACCGATTGGAACGGGTTCAGTGCTCCGGTTTGGGCCGGCCTTGACAACTATATCAATCTGGTTTCATACGACGACACCTTCCTGATTTCGTTACGCAACCTGGGGTTGTGGTCGCTCATCGCGGGTACGGTGCACGTAGGATTCGGTGTGCTGGTCGCGTTCATTTTGTACAAGAGACCGTTCGGATGGCGGCTTGTGCGCGGGGTGTTCATGATTCCGAACGTCATATCCGTCGCCGCATGGGCAATCATGTATAAGTTTATTTTCAACGACGATATCGGCGTCATCAACAATTTCATGCGCGACATCGGATTCTCCAATTGGCATGTGAAATGGTTCTATGAATCGCCTGCAGCTTTCATCGCGGTCACATTGACCTGGCTCTTCTACTCGGTCATCGTGACGTTGATCGTGCTCAATGAATTGATGGCGATTCCGAAGGAAGTGCACGAAGCTGCGCTTCTCGACGGAGCGAACGAGTGGCAGGTGACCCGGTTCATCAACCTCCCGCTTGTCAGAAACGCAATCGGAACCGGTGTGATCCTGTCCATTACCGCACGGATCGCCATGTTCGAAGAAGTCGCATTAACCTCCCGAGGGGGACCAGGCAACGATACGTACAACATTCCGCTCATGCTGTACAACGGAATCGTGAACTCCGAATACGGATATGCGAATGCGGCAGGCACGGTCATGATTCTATTAGGGGTCATCGTCATGCTGGGGGTTAACCGGCTGTTCCGCATGAACGAGAAGATCTATTAA
- a CDS encoding class I SAM-dependent methyltransferase has protein sequence MSFSYYGELCTEVYDLTKKIGQSFNGDIEYYQERLKHCEGRILEAMVGSGRVIIPLLEAGLRMEGVDYSPEMLRSCQQRCEARGLTPELFQADLKELALPNKYEAIIIPGGSFLLIEQRAEAIEVLRRLYEHLETGGRLLLDLFLPDNDFNPSDLGKWGGSATFRCPNGDIITMEGKCIEADLFFNQYKVDYLKYEKWRSGELIQTELQRFALRWYGVEEFKFILESVGFADVTISADFEFGNPPTHRKQKFVYEAVRK, from the coding sequence ATGTCTTTCAGTTATTATGGCGAGCTATGTACAGAGGTTTATGATTTAACGAAGAAAATCGGGCAATCCTTTAATGGCGATATCGAGTATTATCAAGAACGGCTGAAGCATTGCGAGGGACGGATTCTCGAGGCGATGGTCGGTTCCGGGCGTGTGATCATCCCGCTGCTGGAAGCGGGTCTTCGTATGGAGGGCGTCGATTATTCTCCTGAGATGCTGCGTTCCTGCCAGCAGCGCTGCGAAGCTCGCGGGCTTACGCCTGAGCTGTTCCAAGCGGACTTGAAGGAGCTTGCTCTGCCGAACAAATATGAAGCCATCATTATTCCTGGCGGTTCGTTCCTGCTGATCGAGCAGCGCGCGGAAGCGATTGAAGTGCTGCGTCGGCTATACGAGCATCTGGAAACCGGCGGCCGTCTCTTGCTGGACCTGTTCCTGCCTGACAACGACTTTAACCCTTCCGACTTGGGCAAATGGGGAGGCTCTGCAACCTTTCGTTGTCCGAATGGCGACATTATTACGATGGAAGGCAAGTGCATCGAGGCGGATCTGTTCTTTAATCAATATAAAGTCGATTACTTGAAGTATGAGAAGTGGCGCAGCGGCGAGCTTATCCAGACGGAACTGCAGCGTTTTGCCCTTCGGTGGTACGGGGTGGAAGAATTCAAGTTCATCTTGGAGAGTGTCGGCTTTGCCGATGTCACGATATCCGCTGACTTCGAATTCGGCAACCCGCCAACCCATAGGAAGCAGAAATTCGTATATGAAGCGGTAAGAAAATAA
- a CDS encoding DUF2691 family protein — protein MAGRHPAPVRCTMFNWRIGPGEAYKLSGEELVPLFPDHIQDVEGAALLDPSTLNQLYSNAAALGVESLTFITDDNDFRTRLGVWWGFPVQDAIRGGKWGIVMGWIIWICSVVFLWVSYFEQRKKMDLQMWLTLVGVYMVCLFSLRLSGILIPVGVLIGWIYMRKTKKVYLSKVLIFGFISALVFAYVPEVSFSQMKELSQAEQYAEEFNQVRAVYHFTQGSEIHADLQTAASNLKNINPETKISTDDPHVLFSLWVLQHKNKAVKDLDWLWYEAPRELHYYWQSNRSNERVNLEYAIFNHVGYLGIFNRANEESPYYLQKVIEFDRLKNNQPLIP, from the coding sequence ATGGCTGGCCGACATCCTGCTCCTGTTCGCTGTACGATGTTCAACTGGCGGATCGGACCTGGCGAAGCCTATAAGCTCAGCGGCGAGGAGCTGGTCCCTTTATTTCCGGATCACATCCAAGACGTAGAAGGGGCGGCGCTGCTAGACCCTAGCACCTTGAATCAATTGTATTCTAATGCGGCAGCACTCGGCGTAGAGTCCCTAACGTTTATAACGGATGACAATGATTTTCGAACGCGGCTGGGCGTCTGGTGGGGATTTCCCGTTCAAGATGCGATAAGAGGAGGAAAGTGGGGGATCGTTATGGGCTGGATCATATGGATTTGTTCGGTTGTATTCTTATGGGTATCTTACTTTGAACAGCGAAAAAAGATGGATTTGCAAATGTGGCTCACCCTCGTCGGCGTTTACATGGTCTGTCTATTTTCATTGCGGTTATCCGGAATACTCATTCCGGTGGGCGTCTTAATAGGATGGATCTATATGAGGAAGACGAAGAAGGTATACTTATCGAAGGTGCTTATATTCGGTTTTATTTCCGCCCTTGTATTTGCTTACGTGCCCGAGGTTAGTTTCAGCCAAATGAAAGAACTTTCCCAAGCCGAGCAATATGCCGAGGAATTTAACCAAGTACGAGCTGTCTATCATTTTACGCAAGGGTCGGAGATTCATGCTGATCTTCAAACGGCCGCCAGCAATTTGAAAAATATCAACCCCGAGACTAAAATAAGCACCGATGATCCTCATGTTCTGTTCAGTCTATGGGTTCTTCAACATAAAAACAAGGCCGTGAAAGATCTGGATTGGTTATGGTATGAAGCTCCGAGGGAACTGCATTATTATTGGCAATCCAATCGTTCTAACGAGCGGGTTAATCTGGAATACGCTATTTTCAATCATGTCGGATACTTGGGAATTTTCAATCGAGCGAATGAAGAAAGTCCCTATTATCTTCAAAAGGTCATTGAGTTCGATCGACTTAAGAATAATCAGCCGCTAATACCATAG
- a CDS encoding glycosyl hydrolase: MMNVEASGYYLELMNNQVEASLDWGSIKAFTIRALLTGGADGIDFLTIAGEDGTASIRFHAGGSSDRAAHALIAEILTDAKDRPITLSVPWQAIGDGRHDVLLRWSGHLAELYVDGVLVDEDWPMGAVRLEQSIVRAHEGTHEAKIWGRTLTDAELTLFIGDEQERRERELAYLGKEQNSLQYWRPRGFNTSVGDCMPFFDGETFHIYYLFDRRGHGSKWGLGAHQWAHISSKDLKQWEHHPMAVGITQEWEGSICTGSVILENGIYYAFYAVRAVDGSPAQLTWAASADGIHFEKSESYIPVSSRYTLASVRDPHVFKDAEGLYHMLITTSLDEGNKREGCLAHLVSKDLHNWREEEPFIVPGYHGEPECSDYFEWNGWYYLVFSNDGLARYRYSREPFGPWLRPAMDTIDGVQMRVPKTAGFPDGRRLAVGFLSGPGRYGGELVIRELVQHDDGSLGLKLPEELIDLSGQVETDGANMIEIGNLNGFAEQIWGETEGEYALFFEVFPEHPTMFYGFSVADTADFQRGNDIRFEPSNRKIGIHAINSAGFIEDEVSSIYHVDGLDRRVSVQVFVKECFIDLCVNGERTIISRINNGHAYLRFFSQFGTAAFHKITVRREE, translated from the coding sequence ATGATGAATGTTGAGGCTAGCGGCTATTATTTGGAACTGATGAATAATCAGGTTGAAGCTTCACTGGACTGGGGCTCTATTAAAGCGTTTACGATCCGCGCTCTGCTAACGGGAGGAGCGGATGGCATTGATTTTCTCACGATAGCCGGCGAGGACGGGACAGCTTCCATTCGTTTTCATGCGGGGGGCTCCTCTGACCGGGCAGCACACGCTTTGATTGCTGAAATCTTGACGGATGCCAAGGATCGGCCAATCACGCTCTCCGTTCCTTGGCAAGCGATCGGCGATGGAAGGCATGATGTCCTTCTACGCTGGAGCGGCCATCTTGCGGAGCTCTATGTGGACGGCGTGCTTGTAGACGAGGATTGGCCAATGGGCGCGGTCCGGTTGGAGCAATCCATCGTTAGGGCCCATGAAGGGACGCATGAAGCGAAAATTTGGGGCCGTACCTTAACCGATGCGGAACTTACGCTCTTTATCGGCGATGAACAAGAACGCCGGGAACGAGAATTGGCTTACCTGGGGAAGGAGCAGAATTCCCTTCAATATTGGAGGCCGAGAGGCTTCAATACCAGCGTCGGCGATTGCATGCCCTTCTTCGATGGGGAAACGTTCCATATTTATTACTTGTTCGATCGTCGCGGTCACGGGAGCAAATGGGGGCTTGGCGCACATCAATGGGCGCATATCTCCTCCAAGGATCTGAAGCAATGGGAGCATCATCCGATGGCGGTCGGCATCACCCAGGAATGGGAAGGCTCGATATGTACGGGCTCCGTGATCTTGGAGAACGGCATCTATTACGCATTCTACGCCGTCCGCGCGGTGGACGGATCGCCGGCTCAATTAACATGGGCGGCCAGCGCGGACGGGATTCATTTTGAGAAGTCGGAATCGTACATCCCTGTTTCCAGCCGCTACACGTTAGCCTCCGTTAGAGACCCGCATGTATTTAAAGATGCGGAAGGCCTTTATCATATGCTCATTACGACCAGCCTCGACGAAGGCAATAAGAGAGAAGGCTGCCTCGCCCATCTCGTCTCCAAGGATCTGCACAATTGGCGGGAAGAGGAGCCGTTCATCGTGCCGGGTTATCATGGCGAGCCGGAGTGCTCCGATTATTTTGAATGGAACGGCTGGTATTACTTGGTCTTCAGCAACGATGGACTCGCCCGTTACCGATATTCGCGAGAGCCTTTCGGACCATGGCTGCGCCCGGCGATGGATACGATCGATGGCGTGCAGATGCGGGTACCGAAGACAGCCGGTTTCCCGGATGGACGGCGTCTTGCGGTAGGATTCCTGTCCGGACCGGGCCGGTATGGCGGCGAGCTGGTCATCCGCGAGCTCGTCCAGCATGATGACGGGTCGCTCGGACTTAAGCTGCCGGAGGAACTAATCGATCTGTCAGGACAAGTTGAAACGGATGGAGCGAATATGATTGAGATCGGGAATCTGAACGGCTTCGCCGAACAAATCTGGGGCGAGACCGAAGGCGAATACGCGCTCTTCTTCGAAGTCTTTCCCGAGCATCCTACGATGTTCTACGGCTTCTCCGTTGCGGATACCGCCGATTTCCAGCGCGGGAATGATATCCGATTCGAGCCTTCCAATCGCAAGATCGGGATTCATGCGATCAATAGCGCAGGGTTCATAGAGGACGAAGTCTCGTCCATCTACCACGTTGACGGTTTGGACCGGCGTGTTTCTGTCCAAGTATTCGTAAAAGAATGCTTCATCGATCTGTGCGTGAACGGCGAGCGGACCATCATTTCACGAATAAATAACGGTCATGCCTATCTGCGATTCTTTTCCCAATTCGGAACGGCGGCCTTTCACAAGATTACGGTCAGAAGAGAAGAGTGA